A single Flavobacterium sp. 1 DNA region contains:
- a CDS encoding methyltransferase translates to MYEKTFPNKRFKHTLEFLKKHISPSQTILDLGVDNPFSKIMKAEGYTVTNTTGEDLDVNQGIFSEEKQDVVTAFEIFEHLLNPYTILSEIKSDKLLISIPLRLWFSSAYRSKTDMWDRHYHEFEDWQLDWLLEKTGWKIIDRKKFTHPVKKIGFRPLLRFFTPRYYIVYAEKVTSNQ, encoded by the coding sequence ATGTACGAAAAAACATTTCCCAATAAAAGATTCAAGCATACTTTAGAATTTTTAAAGAAACACATCTCCCCTTCTCAAACCATATTAGATCTTGGCGTTGACAATCCTTTTTCTAAAATCATGAAAGCCGAAGGCTACACTGTTACCAATACTACTGGTGAAGATCTGGACGTGAATCAAGGTATTTTTTCAGAAGAAAAACAAGATGTAGTAACTGCTTTTGAAATTTTTGAACATTTACTCAATCCTTATACCATTTTAAGCGAAATAAAATCAGATAAATTATTGATATCAATTCCGTTACGCCTTTGGTTTTCTTCTGCTTATAGAAGTAAAACTGACATGTGGGACAGACATTATCATGAGTTTGAAGACTGGCAATTGGACTGGTTATTAGAAAAAACAGGCTGGAAAATCATCGACAGGAAAAAATTTACCCATCCGGTTAAAAAAATCGGTTTCCGCCCACTACTGCGATTTTTCACGCCGAGATATTATATAGTTTATGCAGAGAAAGTGACTAGTAATCAGTAA
- a CDS encoding 3-oxoacyl-ACP synthase III family protein, protein MKIKITGIGSYIPEKKISNTDFSEHVFLNEDGSPFAYPNEVVINKFKGITGIEKRRYAEDHYTASDLAFFASQKAIENAGIDPETLDYIIFAHNFGDVKYGTSQSDIIPSLATRVKHKLQIKNPKCVAYDILFGCPGWIEGVLQANAFIKSGMAKKCLVIGGETLSRVVDAHDRDSMIYSDGAGASVIEASDDETGMLSYESATYAAEEANFLYFGKSYNPELDPDTKYIKMYGRKIYEFALSQVPAAMKSCLDQSGIAIGDVKKILIHQANEKMDEAIIHRFYKLHGQTPPKNIMPMSIHELGNSSVATVPTLFDLLIRGQIENQEIHKGDVVIFASVGAGMNINAFVYRY, encoded by the coding sequence ATGAAAATAAAAATAACTGGTATAGGAAGCTATATTCCTGAGAAAAAGATTAGCAATACTGATTTTAGCGAGCATGTTTTTCTAAACGAAGACGGCTCTCCGTTTGCCTATCCAAACGAAGTTGTAATTAACAAATTCAAAGGTATTACCGGTATTGAAAAAAGAAGGTATGCCGAGGATCATTACACCGCTTCGGATTTGGCTTTTTTTGCATCTCAAAAAGCCATAGAAAATGCAGGCATTGACCCAGAAACTCTAGATTATATTATTTTTGCGCACAACTTTGGCGATGTAAAATACGGCACAAGCCAATCTGATATTATTCCAAGCTTAGCCACAAGAGTCAAGCATAAATTGCAGATAAAAAATCCAAAATGCGTCGCTTACGATATTCTTTTTGGGTGTCCAGGCTGGATTGAAGGCGTATTGCAGGCCAATGCTTTTATCAAATCGGGCATGGCCAAAAAATGTCTTGTCATTGGTGGCGAAACTTTATCCAGAGTAGTAGATGCCCACGATAGAGATTCAATGATTTACTCGGATGGCGCTGGTGCTTCGGTTATAGAAGCCTCAGATGACGAAACTGGAATGTTATCTTATGAAAGTGCAACTTATGCTGCAGAAGAAGCCAACTTCCTTTACTTCGGAAAATCATACAATCCAGAGTTAGATCCAGACACCAAGTACATCAAAATGTATGGGCGTAAAATATATGAATTTGCATTAAGCCAAGTTCCTGCAGCTATGAAAAGCTGTTTGGATCAAAGCGGTATAGCTATTGGGGATGTCAAAAAAATCCTGATTCACCAAGCTAACGAAAAAATGGACGAAGCTATTATTCACCGTTTTTACAAATTACACGGACAAACTCCTCCAAAAAACATTATGCCAATGTCCATACACGAATTAGGAAACAGCAGTGTTGCAACCGTTCCTACTCTTTTTGACCTGCTCATTAGAGGTCAAATTGAAAATCAGGAAATACACAAAGGAGATGTTGTCATTTTTGCCTCAGTAGGCGCAGGAATGAATATCAATGCTTTTGTCTACCGCTATTAA
- a CDS encoding DoxX family protein, with translation MNKSILIWIVRLTAAVILLQTLYFKFTGAEESVYIFSTLGMEPYGRIGSGVDELIAAILILIPRTTLLGALIGAGVMLGAIFSHLFVLGIEVKNDGGELFALAIITFLCCVALIYWDKSKIINLLKLKL, from the coding sequence ATGAATAAATCAATACTAATTTGGATAGTTCGGCTAACGGCAGCAGTTATTTTATTGCAGACACTGTATTTTAAATTCACTGGAGCCGAAGAAAGCGTCTATATTTTCTCGACATTAGGAATGGAGCCTTACGGAAGAATTGGATCTGGAGTGGACGAGTTAATCGCTGCCATTTTAATCCTGATTCCCAGAACAACTTTGTTAGGTGCTTTGATAGGTGCTGGGGTCATGCTTGGCGCTATTTTCTCGCATCTTTTTGTATTGGGAATCGAAGTAAAAAATGACGGCGGAGAGTTATTTGCTTTAGCAATAATTACCTTTCTTTGTTGTGTTGCATTGATTTATTGGGATAAAAGTAAAATTATAAACCTCTTAAAATTGAAACTGTAA
- a CDS encoding GNAT family acetyltransferase: MIENIGFETAKSTDIEGVIALQNIYLVSNMTEEEKASGFVTTPFTVEQLQEVILQEGLFIAKDNGKTIAYIFAASWQYFSQWAIFNHMTPMLPGLVFKNFKMTDTNTFQYGPICIDKKYRGKGLINPFFDFMRIHLLKRFPVSITFINKTNIPSQKAHIKKLKWSVIGDFQFNNNNYFILAYDMNQPSIE; the protein is encoded by the coding sequence ATGATTGAGAATATTGGATTTGAAACAGCAAAAAGCACTGACATTGAAGGCGTAATTGCATTGCAAAACATTTATTTGGTATCCAACATGACTGAAGAAGAAAAAGCTTCAGGATTTGTAACGACTCCTTTTACTGTTGAGCAGCTGCAGGAGGTGATTCTTCAAGAAGGTTTGTTTATTGCCAAAGACAATGGCAAAACTATCGCTTATATCTTTGCCGCCAGCTGGCAATATTTTAGCCAGTGGGCAATTTTTAATCACATGACTCCAATGCTTCCTGGACTTGTTTTCAAAAATTTTAAAATGACCGACACTAATACTTTTCAATACGGACCAATTTGCATTGACAAAAAATACAGAGGCAAAGGGTTAATCAATCCTTTCTTTGACTTTATGAGAATCCATCTTTTGAAAAGGTTTCCAGTAAGCATTACTTTCATCAATAAAACCAATATTCCTTCACAAAAAGCACATATTAAAAAACTAAAATGGTCTGTTATAGGCGATTTTCAATTCAACAATAACAACTATTTTATTTTGGCATACGACATGAATCAACCTTCTATCGAATAG
- a CDS encoding mannose-1-phosphate guanylyltransferase, with the protein MNKNYYAILMAGGIGSRFWPVSTKEFPKQFHDMLGSGETLIQKTFSRLSQIIPKENILILTHESYNDLILEQLPMVKQEQIVLEPAMRNTAPCILYASLKIKKLNPNAVMVVAPSDHWIEDEMQFVANLQRSFDLCEREESLMTLGILPTAPNTGYGYIEFDKLDSRSIKKVVQFREKPDSKTARRFIQSRNYLWNAGIFMWSVKSILKAFEEFQPEMYAHFMKGFEVYNSENEHAFIQENYPKAENISIDYAIMENAQNVYVLPATFDWNDLGTWGSLHEKLPKDDNNNAVVNANVLLQNSSNNIIRTALGKQVIVDGLDDYIIVDKDSVLLIYPKSKEQEIKGIVSQLK; encoded by the coding sequence ATGAATAAAAATTATTACGCAATATTAATGGCAGGCGGCATCGGTTCGCGATTTTGGCCAGTAAGCACAAAAGAGTTCCCAAAACAGTTTCATGACATGCTGGGTTCTGGAGAGACTTTAATTCAGAAAACATTTAGCCGATTATCACAAATCATTCCGAAAGAGAATATTTTGATTTTGACGCATGAGAGTTATAATGATTTGATTTTGGAACAATTACCGATGGTGAAGCAGGAGCAAATTGTTTTGGAACCAGCAATGAGAAATACAGCACCTTGTATTTTGTATGCCTCGTTAAAAATTAAAAAATTGAACCCAAATGCAGTGATGGTTGTCGCTCCAAGTGATCACTGGATAGAAGATGAAATGCAGTTTGTAGCCAATTTGCAGCGTTCTTTTGATCTGTGCGAAAGAGAAGAATCTCTGATGACTTTAGGGATTTTGCCAACAGCTCCCAATACGGGTTATGGATATATTGAATTTGATAAATTAGATAGCCGCTCGATAAAAAAAGTTGTTCAATTTCGAGAAAAACCAGATTCTAAAACTGCTAGACGATTTATACAAAGCAGAAATTATTTGTGGAATGCAGGTATTTTTATGTGGAGCGTTAAATCTATTTTGAAAGCTTTTGAAGAATTTCAGCCAGAAATGTATGCTCATTTTATGAAAGGCTTTGAAGTATATAATTCAGAGAATGAACATGCTTTTATACAAGAGAACTATCCAAAAGCAGAAAATATTTCTATAGATTATGCTATTATGGAAAATGCTCAAAATGTCTATGTGCTTCCTGCAACTTTTGACTGGAATGATTTAGGAACATGGGGTTCACTGCATGAAAAACTGCCAAAAGACGATAATAATAATGCGGTGGTAAATGCGAATGTATTATTGCAGAATTCTTCTAATAATATTATCAGAACGGCTTTAGGAAAACAAGTGATTGTTGATGGATTGGATGATTATATTATTGTTGATAAGGATTCGGTTTTATTGATTTATCCAAAAAGTAAAGAACAGGAAATAAAAGGAATTGTTTCTCAGCTGAAATAA
- a CDS encoding SDR family oxidoreductase has product MKNIIITGTSRGIGFELALKFANAGHQVLALSRKAHQELLSHKNITFLSVDLSNETELQQVTEFLAATWQQIDAIVHNAGSLLLRPFSETTQHDFENIYKVNVFGVANLTRICLPYLQKGSHVVTISSMGGVQGSLKFAGLAAYSSSKGAVITLSELLAEEYKEEGISFNVLALGSVQTEMLQEAFPGYQAPLSASEMANYIYDFTLTGNKYFNGKVLPVSSTNP; this is encoded by the coding sequence ATGAAAAACATTATTATTACAGGAACAAGCAGGGGAATAGGTTTTGAACTGGCTTTGAAGTTTGCCAATGCAGGCCATCAGGTATTGGCCTTATCGAGAAAAGCTCATCAAGAATTGCTTTCTCATAAAAATATAACTTTTCTTTCTGTTGATTTGTCCAATGAAACAGAATTACAGCAAGTGACAGAATTTTTGGCAGCTACTTGGCAACAAATTGATGCCATTGTTCATAATGCAGGGAGTTTATTATTAAGACCTTTTTCTGAAACGACGCAGCATGATTTCGAAAACATCTACAAAGTCAATGTTTTTGGAGTGGCCAATTTAACCCGTATTTGTTTGCCTTATTTGCAAAAAGGCAGTCACGTAGTGACTATTAGTTCTATGGGAGGCGTGCAGGGAAGCTTGAAGTTTGCAGGATTGGCGGCATACAGTTCCAGTAAAGGTGCCGTAATTACTTTATCTGAGTTATTGGCAGAAGAATATAAAGAAGAAGGAATTTCTTTTAATGTTTTGGCCTTAGGTTCAGTTCAGACTGAAATGCTGCAGGAAGCATTCCCGGGATATCAAGCGCCACTTTCAGCAAGTGAAATGGCCAATTATATTTATGATTTTACTCTTACCGGAAATAAATATTTTAACGGTAAAGTATTGCCAGTTTCATCAACTAACCCATAA
- a CDS encoding D-alanine--D-alanine ligase: MKLFIHKLTHWEYWPFQIVYIPIYFLWAYYSIKAKSIFFFNASNPTIKNGGFMMESKKQIYNLIPQNYYPKTELVKARTSVEDINKVLEDAGIKYPFIAKPDIGLRGSAVKKIETPGDLKQYSERAHFDFIVQDLIPYENEIGVFYVRYPNEKEGRITGIVAKEFLIITGNGVATIEELIKENPRYELQLKALKQEYETKLQKVLPLGEKMNLVPYGNHARGAKFIDGSHLITPKLTSIFNEMCMQIPGFHFGRLDIMYDTFEGLEQGKKFSVVELNGAASEPTHIYDPKHSLLFAWKELARHITYMYEISVANHQKGFPYLAHKAGMKEYRLHQMQNMKIVNFQ; encoded by the coding sequence TTGAAACTATTCATTCATAAATTGACCCACTGGGAATACTGGCCTTTTCAAATCGTTTATATTCCGATTTATTTTCTATGGGCGTATTATTCGATTAAGGCAAAATCTATTTTTTTCTTCAATGCTTCCAATCCAACTATTAAAAATGGTGGTTTTATGATGGAGAGTAAAAAGCAGATTTATAATTTGATTCCTCAAAATTATTATCCCAAAACCGAATTGGTGAAAGCCAGAACTTCTGTTGAAGACATTAATAAAGTATTAGAAGATGCAGGAATTAAATATCCTTTTATTGCCAAGCCCGATATTGGTCTTCGAGGTTCTGCCGTTAAAAAAATAGAAACTCCAGGTGATTTAAAACAGTATTCCGAAAGAGCTCATTTTGATTTCATTGTACAGGATTTGATTCCGTATGAAAATGAAATTGGTGTTTTTTACGTACGTTATCCAAACGAAAAGGAGGGGAGAATTACGGGAATAGTTGCCAAGGAATTTCTAATCATAACCGGAAATGGAGTAGCAACTATTGAAGAATTAATAAAAGAAAATCCCAGATATGAACTGCAGTTAAAAGCACTTAAACAAGAATACGAAACTAAATTGCAAAAGGTTTTACCTTTGGGCGAAAAAATGAATCTCGTGCCTTATGGGAATCATGCTCGTGGAGCCAAATTTATAGACGGAAGTCATTTGATAACACCAAAACTTACTTCAATTTTCAATGAAATGTGTATGCAGATTCCCGGTTTTCATTTTGGAAGATTGGATATTATGTATGATACTTTTGAAGGATTGGAACAAGGAAAAAAATTCTCGGTTGTAGAACTGAATGGTGCTGCGAGTGAACCAACACATATTTATGATCCTAAACATTCTTTATTATTCGCATGGAAAGAATTGGCGAGACACATTACCTACATGTATGAAATTAGTGTAGCGAATCATCAAAAGGGCTTCCCATATTTAGCGCACAAAGCAGGAATGAAAGAATATCGTTTGCATCAAATGCAGAATATGAAAATTGTAAATTTTCAATAA
- a CDS encoding DUF4440 domain-containing protein encodes MTEKFGRTIPADAVKYFRSCIVNGDLQGALSCFDKDAAYIERDGQEIRGLDNIEKSMKHLCTWRPEIIGSNHRVTIVGNLAIWVDKWSLKATMPDGSPVEMNGATSCMMKKNDEGIWLWLVDNPFASQIFEF; translated from the coding sequence ATGACAGAAAAATTCGGGAGGACAATTCCAGCTGACGCAGTAAAATATTTTCGCAGTTGTATTGTAAATGGTGACTTACAAGGAGCTTTAAGCTGTTTCGACAAAGATGCTGCATACATTGAGAGAGACGGACAAGAAATTAGAGGATTAGACAATATTGAAAAATCAATGAAACATCTTTGCACGTGGAGACCTGAAATAATAGGAAGTAACCATAGGGTAACAATCGTAGGGAATCTTGCTATTTGGGTCGACAAATGGTCGTTAAAAGCAACAATGCCCGACGGAAGCCCTGTTGAAATGAATGGTGCAACAAGTTGCATGATGAAGAAAAACGACGAAGGAATTTGGTTATGGCTGGTAGACAATCCATTTGCATCACAAATTTTTGAATTTTAA
- a CDS encoding ABC transporter permease, with protein sequence MMLIRYLSQIGKYFLMWKEIFKKPTKWSVMKGLIFKEVDDLIIDSLGIVAFISFFVGGVVSIQTALNLTNSFIPKYLIGYATRQSVILEFAPTFMSIIMAGKMGSFITSSIGSMRVTEQIDALEVMGVNSLNYLVFPKIIALLLYPFLIGIGMFLGIAGGYIATVYGGFGANVDFIEGIQRDFIPFHVIYSFTKTFIFGMLLATIPSFHGYYMKGGALEVGKASTVSFVWTSVTIILLNYVITQLLLTK encoded by the coding sequence ATGATGCTCATTCGCTATTTATCCCAAATTGGGAAATATTTTTTAATGTGGAAAGAAATCTTCAAAAAGCCAACAAAATGGTCTGTTATGAAAGGTTTAATTTTCAAAGAAGTCGATGATTTAATTATTGATTCACTAGGAATTGTTGCATTCATTTCTTTCTTCGTTGGCGGCGTTGTTTCTATACAGACTGCATTGAACTTAACCAACTCATTTATCCCTAAATACCTTATTGGATATGCGACTCGTCAATCGGTGATTTTAGAATTTGCCCCAACGTTTATGTCTATCATTATGGCTGGAAAAATGGGCTCTTTTATAACGTCAAGCATAGGATCTATGCGTGTTACCGAACAAATCGATGCGCTGGAAGTTATGGGGGTTAACTCTCTTAATTATTTGGTTTTCCCAAAAATAATTGCGTTGCTTTTATATCCTTTCCTTATTGGAATTGGAATGTTTCTGGGCATCGCAGGCGGTTATATTGCTACCGTTTACGGCGGTTTTGGTGCTAATGTTGATTTTATTGAAGGTATTCAAAGAGATTTCATTCCGTTTCACGTTATATACTCCTTTACCAAAACTTTTATTTTTGGAATGCTGTTAGCAACGATTCCTTCCTTTCACGGCTATTATATGAAAGGCGGCGCTCTTGAGGTTGGTAAAGCCAGTACTGTTTCATTTGTATGGACATCGGTTACTATTATTTTACTGAATTACGTTATTACCCAATTACTCTTAACAAAATGA
- a CDS encoding SprT-like domain-containing protein, translating to MSETLSKYLPEHAVKPVFELIVANQVHLKIVNERQTRHGDYRKGLSGKHEITVNSSLNKYKFLITLIHEISHLVAFEKFGRHIKPHGDEWKYSFQKMMVPFIRPEIFPNHLLPLIARHFKNPSASSDTDATLALALKQYDKPNDKNYIFEIPYGSVFRISNGKIFKKIAIRTKRYECLEISSGRLYLFNPNAEVELLSS from the coding sequence TTGAGCGAAACACTTTCAAAATACCTTCCAGAACACGCTGTCAAACCTGTTTTTGAATTAATTGTAGCGAATCAAGTTCATCTCAAAATTGTCAATGAGAGACAGACACGTCATGGCGATTACCGAAAAGGTTTGAGCGGGAAACATGAAATCACGGTTAATTCAAGTCTTAATAAGTATAAGTTTTTAATTACGCTGATTCATGAAATCTCACATTTGGTGGCGTTTGAAAAATTTGGGCGACATATTAAGCCACATGGAGATGAATGGAAGTATTCTTTTCAAAAGATGATGGTGCCGTTTATTCGGCCAGAGATTTTCCCAAATCATTTGTTGCCTTTGATAGCGAGACATTTTAAGAATCCATCAGCAAGCAGTGATACAGATGCTACGTTAGCACTCGCTTTAAAACAATATGATAAACCAAATGATAAAAATTATATCTTTGAAATCCCTTATGGAAGTGTTTTTAGAATTTCAAATGGGAAGATTTTTAAGAAAATAGCAATACGAACCAAGCGATACGAATGTTTGGAAATAAGCTCTGGACGCTTATATTTATTTAATCCAAATGCAGAAGTAGAGTTACTATCCAGTTAA
- a CDS encoding glycosyltransferase family 2 protein, with product MKYYIVIPSYNEEAFIALTLQSLVSQTVLPKKVVVVNDNSTDKTAEIVLAFAKENPYITLVNKTSEAIHLPGSKVIQAFQKGFETLDEDYDLIVKIDADLIFPSNYFETIIKHFQSDNRIGMAGGFCYIEKNGDWVLENLTDKDHIRGALKAYRKETFKQIGGLKPAMGWDTVDELLCKFYNWKVVTNESLHVKHLKPTGANYNKTARYKQGEAFYTLGYGFWITAIASAKLAMMKKKPLLFLDYIKGFWKAKSAKTPLLVTNEQAKFIRSYRLQKMKEKLF from the coding sequence ATGAAATATTACATAGTCATACCGTCCTATAACGAAGAAGCATTTATTGCTTTGACTTTGCAGTCACTAGTTTCTCAAACTGTTTTACCCAAAAAAGTAGTAGTTGTCAATGATAATTCTACTGATAAAACTGCCGAAATTGTTTTGGCTTTCGCCAAAGAAAATCCGTATATTACTTTGGTAAACAAAACTTCTGAAGCAATACATTTACCTGGAAGCAAAGTGATTCAAGCTTTTCAGAAAGGATTTGAAACTTTGGATGAAGATTACGATTTAATCGTAAAAATAGATGCCGATTTGATTTTTCCTTCTAATTATTTCGAAACCATAATCAAACATTTTCAATCAGATAACCGAATTGGAATGGCCGGCGGATTTTGCTACATTGAGAAAAACGGCGATTGGGTTTTAGAAAACCTAACCGACAAAGACCATATTCGAGGTGCATTGAAAGCCTATAGAAAAGAGACTTTCAAACAAATTGGCGGTTTAAAACCAGCAATGGGCTGGGACACCGTTGATGAACTGCTCTGCAAATTCTACAATTGGAAAGTAGTAACTAATGAAAGTCTGCACGTAAAACACCTCAAACCAACAGGCGCTAATTACAACAAAACAGCACGTTATAAACAAGGCGAAGCTTTTTACACATTAGGTTACGGATTTTGGATTACAGCAATTGCATCGGCCAAATTAGCCATGATGAAAAAGAAACCATTACTTTTCCTTGATTACATAAAAGGTTTTTGGAAAGCAAAATCAGCAAAAACTCCTTTGTTGGTTACTAATGAACAGGCAAAATTCATACGCAGTTATCGTTTACAAAAAATGAAAGAGAAATTGTTTTAA
- a CDS encoding YHS domain-containing (seleno)protein, with product MKRVIVLLLAVFAFSVTFAQSSVQKLSEYNLEKRVAIQGYDPVAYFKQGKAIKGKKELIAAYEGVIYQFSSVSNKELFTKNASAYEPQYGGWCAYAMGSSSEKVEINPETFKIIDGKLYLFYNAYFNNTLKSWNKDEAGLKAKADANWKKFIK from the coding sequence ATGAAAAGAGTAATTGTACTGCTGTTGGCTGTCTTTGCATTCTCAGTAACATTTGCGCAAAGTTCTGTCCAAAAACTATCCGAATATAATTTAGAAAAAAGAGTTGCCATTCAAGGCTATGATCCTGTTGCATATTTTAAACAAGGTAAAGCTATAAAAGGCAAAAAGGAATTAATCGCTGCCTATGAAGGTGTGATTTATCAATTTTCTTCAGTGTCAAACAAAGAACTCTTTACAAAAAATGCTTCAGCCTATGAGCCACAATACGGAGGTTGGTGTGCCTATGCGATGGGAAGTTCCAGTGAGAAAGTCGAAATCAATCCTGAAACTTTCAAAATTATAGACGGTAAATTGTATCTGTTTTATAATGCCTATTTCAACAATACCTTAAAAAGCTGGAATAAGGATGAAGCTGGTTTAAAAGCAAAAGCAGATGCTAATTGGAAAAAATTCATAAAATAA
- a CDS encoding four helix bundle protein codes for MSESIVKNKSFELAISGVNFYKYLVSEKKEFVMGKQFLRSVTSVGANVREAVNAQSKADFIHKLSISQKECDETMYWLELLKQTDYISENEFNSIHQQSNEVLKIIRSIIITSKKNL; via the coding sequence ATGAGTGAAAGCATTGTCAAGAATAAGAGTTTTGAGTTAGCCATAAGTGGTGTTAATTTTTATAAATATTTGGTTTCCGAAAAGAAAGAATTTGTAATGGGCAAACAATTTTTGCGCTCTGTAACTTCTGTGGGAGCAAATGTTCGTGAAGCGGTAAATGCTCAAAGCAAAGCCGATTTTATTCATAAATTATCTATCTCACAAAAAGAATGTGATGAAACTATGTATTGGCTTGAACTTCTAAAACAAACAGATTACATTTCTGAAAATGAGTTTAATTCAATTCATCAACAGAGTAATGAGGTTTTGAAAATCATTAGAAGCATAATAATCACTTCAAAGAAAAACTTATAA
- a CDS encoding NRDE family protein, whose translation MCTVSFVCSNDKIIITSNRDEKIIRPNAIPPKNYTLNGKNIIYPKDSKAGGTWYVVDENGTVLVLLNGADEKHEVQLHYRKSRGLIVLEMISSASPKQFWDEIDLKNIEPFTLVLFQEKQLFQLRWNGAEKLALDLETDKNYVWSSSTLYSKEIREQRASWFYTFLDLNPEITEEKMLHFHRYTEADNNQHGLVINRNNELKTLSITQSFIEKNKVTMNYLDLIAEKEYSKTFISI comes from the coding sequence ATGTGTACAGTAAGTTTTGTTTGTTCCAATGATAAAATTATCATTACTTCCAATCGTGATGAAAAAATAATCCGACCAAATGCGATTCCGCCCAAAAACTATACTCTGAACGGGAAAAATATTATTTATCCAAAAGATTCCAAAGCAGGTGGGACTTGGTATGTGGTGGACGAAAACGGAACCGTTTTGGTCTTGCTCAATGGAGCCGATGAAAAACATGAAGTACAATTACACTATCGAAAAAGCCGTGGTTTGATTGTGCTTGAGATGATTAGTAGCGCTTCTCCAAAGCAATTTTGGGATGAAATTGATTTAAAAAATATAGAACCTTTTACCTTAGTTTTGTTTCAGGAAAAACAGCTTTTTCAATTGCGCTGGAATGGAGCCGAAAAATTAGCTTTAGATTTAGAGACTGATAAAAATTATGTTTGGTCTTCGTCAACTTTGTATTCCAAAGAGATTCGGGAACAACGGGCGAGTTGGTTTTACACGTTTTTGGATCTAAATCCCGAAATTACAGAAGAGAAAATGCTTCATTTTCATCGGTATACCGAAGCTGATAACAATCAACATGGTTTGGTAATTAATCGTAATAATGAATTGAAAACATTAAGTATTACCCAATCGTTTATTGAGAAAAATAAGGTAACCATGAATTATTTGGACCTGATTGCCGAAAAAGAATATTCTAAAACGTTTATTTCCATTTAA
- a CDS encoding ABC transporter ATP-binding protein, with protein sequence MIEIKNLEKSFDGVKILKGVSSVFEAGKTNLIIGQSGSGKTVLLKSLLGIHTPEVGTISFDGRIYSELSSDEKRDLRTEIGMLFQGSALFDSMTVAENVAFPLRMFTNDSKLKIKKRVDFVLERVNLVGAHKKLPSEISGGMQKRVAIARAIVNNPKYLFCDEPNSGLDPNTAILIDNLIKEITVEYNITTVVNTHDMNSVMEIGDNILFLKNGVKAWQGSKEEIFRTNNEAIVEFVYSSELFKKVREAYLKE encoded by the coding sequence ATGATAGAAATAAAAAACCTAGAAAAATCGTTTGACGGTGTCAAGATTCTAAAAGGAGTTTCCAGTGTTTTTGAGGCGGGTAAAACAAATTTGATTATTGGGCAAAGCGGATCCGGTAAAACTGTTTTATTAAAATCATTATTAGGAATCCATACTCCAGAAGTAGGTACTATTTCTTTTGACGGCCGTATTTATTCTGAGCTTAGCTCCGATGAAAAAAGAGACCTTCGTACTGAAATAGGAATGCTTTTTCAAGGAAGTGCACTTTTTGACAGCATGACTGTTGCCGAAAATGTCGCTTTTCCTTTAAGAATGTTCACTAACGACAGTAAATTAAAAATTAAAAAACGAGTTGATTTTGTTTTAGAAAGAGTAAATCTTGTGGGCGCTCATAAAAAATTACCTTCGGAAATTTCGGGAGGAATGCAAAAAAGAGTTGCCATTGCCAGAGCCATCGTAAACAATCCTAAGTATTTATTTTGCGATGAACCCAATTCAGGATTAGACCCAAATACAGCAATTTTAATTGATAATCTTATCAAAGAAATAACCGTTGAATACAATATCACAACAGTTGTAAATACGCATGATATGAACTCTGTGATGGAAATCGGCGATAATATTTTATTTCTAAAAAATGGAGTTAAAGCATGGCAGGGAAGCAAAGAAGAAATTTTCAGAACCAACAATGAAGCCATTGTAGAATTTGTGTATTCTTCAGAATTGTTTAAAAAAGTAAGAGAAGCTTATTTAAAAGAGTAA